A segment of the Panicum hallii strain FIL2 chromosome 1, PHallii_v3.1, whole genome shotgun sequence genome:
GTGCCCTTCTTCTCGCCGCTGCGCGACCGCCTGGACTACTACTACTTCCAGGGCGCGGAGGAGTACTTCCGCTCCCGCATCGCCCGCCACGGCGGCGCCACCGTACTGCGCGTCAACATGCCGCCGGGTCCCTTCCTCTCCGGCGACTCCCGCGTCGTCGCCCTCCTCGACGCGCGCAGCTTCCGCGTCCTGCTCGACGACTCCCGGGTCGACAAGGCCGGCACGCTCGACGGCACCTACATGCCCTCGCTCGCGCTCTTCGGCGGCCACCGCCCGCTCGCGTTCCTCGACGGCGCCGACCCGTGCCACGCCGCGCTCAAGCGCGTCGCgatccgcctcgccgccgcgcggATGTGCCACGTGGCGCCGGAGTTcggcgccgcgctcgccgccacGCTCGAGGGCGTGGAGGCCGACCTCGCGGCGTCCGGCGCCGCCGAGTTCAACAAGCACAACATGCGCCACATGCTCGACTTTACCTGCGCCGCGCTGTTCGGCGGCGCGCCGCCGAGCAAGGTCCTGGGCGACGGCGCCGCGGCCAAGGCGTACAAGTGGCTGGCGTTCCAGCTCCACCCGCTCGCGAGCAAGGCCATCAAGCCGTGGCCGCTCGAGGACCTCCTCCTCCACACCTTCCGCCTCCCGCCGCTCCTCGTGCGCCGCGACTACGCCGAGCTGACGGCCTACttcgccgacgccgccgcgggcGTCCTCGACGACGCCGAGAAGGCCGACCCGGGCGCCATCCCGCGCGACGAGCTCCTCCACAACCTCGTCTTCCTCTCCATCTTCAACGCGTACGGCGGCTACAAGATCTTCCTCCCGCACCTCGTCAAGTGGCTCGCCCGCGGCGGCCCGGAGCTGCACGCCAGGCTGGCCGGCGAGGTCCGCGCCGTCGTCCCCGCGGGGGGCACCATCACCCTCGCCGCCGTGGAGCGGATGCCGCTGGTGAAGTCGGTGGTCTGGGAGACGCTGCGCGTGAACCCGCCGGTGGAGTTCCAGTACGGCCGCGCGCGCGAGGACACGGTGGTCGAGAGCCACGACGCCGCGTACGAGGTCCGGAGGGGCGAGATGCTGTTCGGGTACCAGCCGCTGGCGACGCGCGACGAGCGCGTGTTCCGTCGCGGCCGCGAGTTCGTCCCCGACCGGTTCGCCGCCTGCTCCGacgacgagcggcggcggctgctggggCACGTGGTGTGGTCCAACGGGCCGGAGACCGGCGAGGCCGCGGAGGGGAACAAGCAGTGCCCCGGGAAGGacgcggtggtggcggtgggccGGCTGATGGTGGCGGAGCTGTTCCGGCGGTACGACACGTTCGCGGCCAGCGTGGAGGAGAACCCGGTGGAGCCGGTGGTCACGTTCACGTCGCTGGCCAAGGCTGCCGTCGCCGCGGGCCATGGCGACGGCGGCAAGGCGTGACGCTCGTGGGAAGCTGAGGTGGTAAGATTATTGTGTGCCTGTGCTGTGATCTGTAGTTCTGTACTACTAGTACAATCATTAAAGGGAGCGTATCCGGTGCACACGGCGCCTCTGTGCACACATATTAAATCTCGGCCCTCCATCCTGGATCCAATCACGTGGTTATTTAAAAAAACCCTCTCGCAGCCCTCCACTCGATGTATTTATAATTTTGCGGAACCTCCCTACCTCTCTTCCACTTTAATTTAACTTTCCAGTCCGTTCCTCTTTTCCAGCACCGATTGAGACAGAGGCTCTCACCGCCGACGCCCGTAAATATTTACTGTTAACTTAAGTCAAATATAATAAATTGTTTACTGCTAACACTTGCCATGTAAATCGGATACAGCTAGCAATAAACGTTGACAAG
Coding sequences within it:
- the LOC112878731 gene encoding allene oxide synthase 4-like is translated as MASKRASSGDDQQKLSPSGLPVRQIPGGYGVPFFSPLRDRLDYYYFQGAEEYFRSRIARHGGATVLRVNMPPGPFLSGDSRVVALLDARSFRVLLDDSRVDKAGTLDGTYMPSLALFGGHRPLAFLDGADPCHAALKRVAIRLAAARMCHVAPEFGAALAATLEGVEADLAASGAAEFNKHNMRHMLDFTCAALFGGAPPSKVLGDGAAAKAYKWLAFQLHPLASKAIKPWPLEDLLLHTFRLPPLLVRRDYAELTAYFADAAAGVLDDAEKADPGAIPRDELLHNLVFLSIFNAYGGYKIFLPHLVKWLARGGPELHARLAGEVRAVVPAGGTITLAAVERMPLVKSVVWETLRVNPPVEFQYGRAREDTVVESHDAAYEVRRGEMLFGYQPLATRDERVFRRGREFVPDRFAACSDDERRRLLGHVVWSNGPETGEAAEGNKQCPGKDAVVAVGRLMVAELFRRYDTFAASVEENPVEPVVTFTSLAKAAVAAGHGDGGKA